The DNA segment CGACAGCCGCCTCGTAGGAAAGACCGAACATCAAATTGATTAGTTTTCCGGAACCCACGATCTGAGCGATCGAATACGTGAGAGTGACAAGAATTCCGCCAATGGCCGCCGAGATTCGAACCGGTTTTTGTTTTAGACGAAACGCAACTACATCCGCAAATGTAAACTTACCGAGATTTCGCAGCGGTTCTGCGATTAAAAAAAGCAAAGCAGGCCAGCCAACAAGCCAACCGACCGCGTAAAGCATTCCGTCATAACCTTTCAAAGCGACCATTCCCGAAATTCCCAAAAAAGAAGCCGCAGACATAAAATCTCCGGAAAGAGCCAAGCCGTTTTGAAAGCCAGTGATACTTCTTCCCGCGGCGTAAAATTCCTTCGAAGTTTTTGTCTTACGAGCAGCCCAATAGGTAATTACCAAAGTAAGAATCACAAATAAAAGAAAAAATACGATGGATAAAAAATTCGGTTGGCCTAGATGAGATTGCATCGATCAATCCTCCAGTTTTTCTTTTAAAGATCGTATTTCCCGATCATAGGATCCGTTTGCCCAAAATACATAAATCAAAGTAAGAAACCAAGAGAAGACGATTACAGACGCACTGGCGAAAATTCCGATGTTCGAAAAGTTCCCAACCTTTTGAATCATCCACTCTGGATAAAAAGCTACCGCAAGAATGTATCCGTAATACGATACAAAAAGAAAACTCAAAAGGATAAAACTTACGGTCCATCGAACTCGGACTAGTCTTTTGAAATCCGGTTCGTCTACCAGTTGTTGCGGGCTGATTTTCATTTCGACCTCGATTTAGGGCTGAAAGATAGAAATACTTTCAAATCCCTCAAGGAGAATTTAAATCGACTTTAAAAAAAGAAAATCGATCTTGAAACGCGCGTCATAAAAGAAAACGATTTGTCTGGAGCTTGCGATATAAGATGTATTCCGGTTGAAAACGTAGATGATTCAACCCGATTCCATCTTCTTGATTTTAGAATCGGATCGATCCCTCAATTCTTCCGCTTTGTCTATGCTTCGTTGACGATTTTCAAGCATCGCTTTTTCCACAAGAAGTCTCGCTTCCTCAAAACCCTTTTCGTCCAAACTTCGAGGAATATAAATCGGTTCTCCATACGAAACCACAAACGTGGTAAAAGGTTTGGGAATCCTATGTTTATCCCAAGATTTTTCCGCGATCCATTGACGAGTACATTCATAGTGAAAAGGAACGATCGGAACCTGGGATACCTGGGCACACGCTATCAATCCGGGTTGAACGACCAAGGCCGGACCTCTCGGTCCATCCGGCGTGATCGCAGCCGGAAGATTCTTTTTTAAATGGACGATCAAAGTTTTGAGAGCTTTTGACCCGCCTTTCGACGAGCTTCCGCGAATGCTATAATTACCAAAACGATGCACAACCTGATTGATAAACTCCCCATCTTTGGACTCGGAGATCAAAACGGCTACATCCTGATTTCGATTTAAATAAGGAGAATAAAGAACATTTGTATGCCAGATGGATAAGATATACGGCTTTTTTTCTTTGCGGATTCGAACAAGAGTTCCGTCTCCGATATTGACTCTCCGAGAAGTCAAACCGATCAGCCTTTGCAAATTGACCACGAGAAATGGAATCAACCAAACGAGAAATTTTCTTTTCAACGAATGTTTTTCTTCAATCTTAGAATTTTCTTCCATGTAACACGAGATTTTTCCGAATTCGTAAATTCATCATCTCTTTTTTTACGCTCTGATCCGCTCTCGATCTATCGTAAGCCCGGTTCTCCGGAATACATCGCCGCAAATTCCTTTTCCTTCGGATACAAGATCAACATCGCGGTGAAAAAAATTCCCATCCCTATCCAATGAATCGGATCCGCGGTCACAAAATAAAATACTCCGTTGATCGTATAACCGGCATCCAAAAAAATCACAGCAAGAATTTTAGACTGAGAATACGAATCGAACTTTTCCTTGAGAGTCAACTTTTCTAAAATCATCTTCTTTTTTGCAAAGAACAAGGGTATATACCATGCTACCGGTAGAAAAAAAACAGTGATTCCCAATACGATTCCACTGACGTCCTTTGGAAAACTTCCGTTTGAATTTGCAAGGGTTGCTAAAAAGCCGCCGAACAAAACTAAGCTGGCAAGAAGAGCTCCATATATAATTTTCAGATTTTTCATCTTGTTTCCCGAATGTTGAAATGAAGAATCGAGAATCTATTTCCAAAAAATTCTTTGTCAAGTGATAACCAAAGCGGACCTCACAAATATCTTCCGCTTTATATAAAAATTCCGTTCCGATACAATATTTCAAATCAAGATATTCGTTTCTTCGGCATGAACATTCATTCAACAAATCATTCTCGATTATCTTCATTCAAACGTTCGATAAAAATCTCGATCGGACTTTGAAAAACTCAGTAAAATTTCGAAGATTCAAAAATTGATCGACTCTATATGAGAATTCTTGTACAGAGTTTGAAACAAAAAAATAGGTCTTAAAATGGAATCCAATTTACTAACAGCCGTATTTCTTCCCGTCGCGTTAGGAATCATCATGCTCGGAATGGGGATGAGTCTAACGATCGACGACTTCAAACGAATTTTTGTACTTCCCAAAGCGGTGATCACGGGTCTCACGTTACAATTGGTCTTATTGCCGGTTGCGGGGTGGGCGATCGCAAGTATTTCCGGTCTTTCCGGAGAACTGGCCGTGGGACTCATACTTTTATCGATCTGCCCGGGCGGAGCGAGCTCCAACCTGATCACACATCTTGCAAAAGGAGACGTCGCTCTTTCGATCACACTTACTGCGATCACAAGCTGCATAACGGTAATTTCGATCCCGATCCTTCTCAATCTGTCCATGCATCAGTTTCTCGGAGCGGGACAAATGATCGAGCTCAACATCCCTCAGACAATCCTACAAATCTTTCTGATCACCCTGCTTCCGGTTTCCATCGGAATGATTTTGAACGCAAAAAAGCCGGAGCTAACGCTCAAGTTTGAAAAGACGGTAAAAATCCTTTCGGGACTTTTTTTGGCTTTGATCATCGTGGGCGCTATCGTGCGAGAAAGAAACAACGTGATTCCGTTTTTTATCCAAGTCGGTCCCGCTGCTTTGGCTCTCAATCTAGTCACGATGATTTTGGGATATTTGGGCGCGACTCTGATGAAAGTAACAAAACCGCAGAGAACTTCGATCACTATCGAGGTGGGAATTCAAAACGGGACGCTTGGAATCGCGATCGCTTCCACGATCCTAAACAATGCCGCAATGGCGATTCCATCCGCAATTTATAGTTTGATCATGTTCGCGACCGGCGCCCTATTCTCCGTTTGGATGCACAGAGTCCCGGACGAAACATAAGTATCGAATTCAAAAAGTATAATTTTAGATTTTTCTAAAGAATCGATCCACACTTATAACCTGTCCCAAAATTCATATTTCCTTTGGGACAGGTCTTTATACACTTACGATTTTTGTTTTTGCTCCGATTCGTTTCCTTACGAAAGATCGAGACGGCATCGCTTCTACTTTACTTGATTTTCGTGATTTTTTTTAGAGACAATTTTCAGAACAAAATCATTGTTCCGACAAAGTATTTTTCCGTGAAAATCCGCTTGACCGGGGCTTGAAGTCCGACTTTCAGTAAAATCTGGCTTGCTTTTATTTTCAAAATCAGATCGGGGAACTCTGCGATTTTAGAAACGATGATTTTTCGGAAGATTTTGTTTTCAATTTTCCCTTCTTTATTTTTTTACTTGGAAACTCCTTCAAAAACATCATAACGACTAACGATGAATTTTCAAAATTCAAACCGTAAAAACAAACGCGCAAATTCATTCTTCCAAAGTGCTCTTTTCTTTTTCTGTCTGATCTCCTTTTCTTGTACCATGGTGGGTTTTCATCGAGCCTCGATCCGAAACGAAATCGACTTCGGAAAAGAGGAAAACCTCCGACTCTGCGTCTGGAAGGACAAAAAGATTTCTCACAAAGATCTAATCGATCTGATCGATATTTGGAACGGGGAACTGAATCATTATAAAATTAAAATACGATTAAGCGAAGTCAAAAACTGGGAAAGACCCGGATGGACCGGATTTGCAATCATGGACGAAGTTTTTATGACAAAGCTGCCGAACCAATGCGATCGTTTGCTTGCGGTCGCGGGGGGAAAGATCAGCGATACGGTGTTTGAAATCGTAGGAATTTTTTTCGCTTTTTTCGGAATTCCCAGTTTTCAAGTTTTGGGGGCCGTGGAAACAAAAACCGGAACCAGAGGATATATTTTGGGACAAACGAGAACGATCTCACATTGGTTGTCCGGCGGAGCCTCCGGGACATTGATTCACGAAGGATATCATCTTTTGGGTTGCGGGCATTCCTTCTTTTTAAGCGAATGTTATCTTCAGATTCAAAAAGTCAAAGAGCTCAAAAGAAAAAACAACATTTCCGGAGTTCCGTTCTTTCCATCAGTCGACGAAGACGGGAATGTCTTTTTAAAAAATCCCTGGGATCCGGAGTGATAATTTTCGGTTTCAAACTCTCATAACGGAAACTTTTCTTTCATAGAACGTTCGCTCTCCAAGGATGGATGTATGGAAGTATCCGAATCCAAATGGAAACCCTTTTTAGGAACCGCACTCATTTTGGCCGGTGCCGTTTTTTTTTCGGCAAAGGCAATCTTTGTAAAACTCGTTTATAGATACGAAATCGACTCCATCACCGCTCTTACTCTGAGAATGCTTTTTGCGATTCCATTCTTTGCTTGGATCGCATTTCATCCTGGAAAAAAAGAAAGTTCCGTTCCGCTTTCCCGTAAAGATTGGTCCTTGATCTTTGTTCTTGCATTTTTAGGATACTATTTGGCGAGTTTATTCGACTTTATGGGTTTGGAATTTATCTCAGCCGGATTAGAACGTCTTACATTGTTCGTCTATCCCACGATCGTGCTCGTAATCAGCTCCATCTTATACGGAAGAAACATAAAAAGAATCGAAGTCCTTGCAATCGCTCTTACATATTCAGGAATTGCGGTCGCATTTTTGGGGGATATCCGGAACGAAGGACCGGATGCGATCAAGGGTGTTCTTTTTGTGTTTGCATCCGCGGTCGCGTATTCTCTCTATCTCGTAGGCAGCGAATCCTTAATTCCCAAAATCGGATCGGTCAAGTTTACCTCGTATCTGATGCTTCTTTCCGGTTTGATCGTAATCATCCACTTTTCGATCACTAAAAGCGCAACCTTACTGGTACAACCTTTTCCAGTGTATCTTTACGGATTGGCTTTGGGAGTTTTGACCACGGTGATTCCCGCTTATTTTACGTCGGAAGGAATCCGTATGATCGGATCCGGCAGAGCGGCCATCATCGGGTCAGTAGGTCCGATTTCCACGATTCTGTTGGCCTGGATTTTTTTGGACGAGGCGATCACGTCATCCGGAATCGCGGGAACCATCCTGGTTTTAGCGGGGGTTCTTTCGATCGGAAAGAAAAAATCCGAAACGATATAATGCATACGTTCGATCCGAATTTTCAATCCGTCCCTCAAACGATATCAAGTATCAATAGAGCGATATCATCTCCGAAATTTCCGCCGGAATAGGCAAAAACATCGGAAACGATCATCTCTATATATTCCTCGATGGACTCCGTGTAGAGATATTCTTCCAAGATGGAAATAAATCCGGTCAGATCCAAAATATTCCCCCGCGCATCAAAGATCTCATAAAGCCCATCCGAAAAAAATACGACTCGATCTCCGTGTAAAAGATCAATGGATTGATCGTAGTATTTCGCCCCGTCAAACGCAAGAAGAGGCAGGTTCATTCCGTCCAATTCCAACTTCTTTCCGTCTCGAAAAAGAACGATGGGCGGGTGTCCCGCGTAAGCATAAATTAACTTTTTAGATTCTGGAATGTATTTTACCCGCACTGCGGAAATATGATGATCGACCACCAAAGGTTTCAGATCTTCCACGATTCGGATCAATCCTTCCGCGGGAGAAAGTCCGATTCTCGCGGAATTTTTAAACGAGATCACAACCATTCCCGAAACCATCGCGGAAGAAATCCCATGACCGGAAACATCCGCAAAAAGAATATCGATACTCCCATCTTCGTTTTGAATCGTGCTGATTATATCCCCGCCCACTTTTTCAAAGGGGCGAAAATACGTTTCCATCTTAAAGTATTTGGAATCAGGAAACGTTCTATCGACAAGCGATCTCTGAGTGATACGCCCGAGCTCCAAATCGTAGTGCATTTTTTCGTAAAAGGCGTTTAACGTGCCTTCTTTCTTTTTTCTGTCAAACGCGAGCAAAATCAAATCTCCGATCAAACCGAGAATGGATATCTCTTCTTCGGTCCAGGTCCTATCCTCGTAAACCATATCCAATCCGAAAAATCCGATCTCCTTTCCTTCATAAATCAGACCTATGATCAAAAGAGAACGAATCCCCTGCGGGAGTAATAGGTCCCGTAGAAACGGGTCGTCGTTTTCGATTTCTTTGACGGAATTGAACGCAAAATATCCGAATTTACGAACGCTTTCAAATTTTTCGGAAGGAATACTCTCCACCGGAATATTTTGAAAATGATGAGACAGGGAAGCTATTCCCTCTCTACACCATTCAAACGTATTCGAAATCGATTGATTCGAATTTGAGTATTCTATAATATACGAACGATCCGCCTTACAGATCCGTCCCGCTTTTTCTATGGAATTTCGAATCGCTTCGTCCAATTCGCTGGGAGGAATGGTGATAAAACTTTTTGAAATTTCCGTCAAATTGCTTTGAAGACGCAGGGAATATTTCAGATGATCCTCGCTTTTTTTCAAAGGAGTGATGTCTCTTTGAGAACCCCAGACTTGAACGAGATTTCCGTCCTTTACGACTCCAACCACACTGTTTAAAAAGTATTTAGAATTTCCATAACGATCCAGTTCCCGAGATTCCACGTCCTTTATATTGTATCCGCTGCGGATAAAGGTATAAAAATGTTCAAGGTCCTCGCGAGAATCCGAAGGGATCAATTGAGAAAGCGAAAGTCCCATGACTTCCGAAACGGCGGAATATCCATACATTCTCGCCATGGATTCGTTGCAAATCGCGAGTTTAGCGTGTGTTAGAAGAAGAGATACCTGGTTCTTCTCTTCCAAGTCGACTGGAATAGACATCCCCAAATCAAAACACCAAATTCCCTCGGCGCTATTGAGAAAAAAATCGCGAAACCGCTCCAATTCAAACGATTCTGATTCGATTCGCATATCCTTTTAGCTTCCGTAAACCACGTCTTTATTCTTTCCGTCAGCGATAAAGGTCAAAGATTTTATCGACGAAATCGCGGAAAAGAGCGGGTCCGATTCTCAAAAAATTATATATTCCGTTTTTATAAAAAAAACCTTTCGACTTTTGATTTTTTGTCCGGGGCTTCTTGTATCTTGTTTTTAGTTAAGGAGCACAAACATGAAAACTATGAACCCCGAATGGCTGGACGAAAGAATCGAAGAACTCGCGGAAATCCTCGCAGACAAGCTGATTGAAGAAATCCGCAAAAGAGCACTGAAAAAGGAAGCGCTTCGTAAATCGGAAGCCGCATAACAAACTCAAGGAGAATCGAACATGGCAGAATACGCACTCAAAGAAAAAAAGGGAAGTCTCTTTAGCAATGCGACCAAGGAAAAAGAAACACAACCGGATTATACCGGAAAGGTTCTTTTGGAAGGCAAAACATACCGATTGGCGGGTTGGATCCGGAAATCCGCAACCGGCAAAAATTATCTGTCTTTGAGCATTTCCGAACCAAACCTAGAAAAAAGAACGGGATCAATTGCGGAAGAATCGGATGGAAACGATTTTACCGATATCGAGGAAGATTTTCCGTTTTAAAGAATGAAAATTCTGTTTACGATCGGGATCCCATTGCGAAAGAATTACACCTCTATGAGAGAAAGAATTTCTTGAAAACGAAATCGTTTCGGTTTCAAAGATATCTCAAAGACGAGGATCTAAAAAAAATCGAAACCGCGGTTTCCAAATTAGAGGTGATTTAACTTGATTACGATCAAAACGGACAATCCTCTTTTGGAACCGATCCGAAACTTCTGTCTTTCGCTTCCGTTTGTAACGGAAGACATCAAATGGGAACATGATCTTGTATTTTCGGTTCACAACAAAATGTTTTGTGTGATGCCGACAGCGGAACCCTTTACGATCTGTTTTAAGTGCAACCCGGAAGACGCGGAACTTTTATGTCAAAAAAAGGGAATCATCCCCGCGCCGTATCTTGCGAGGTATGATTGGGTTTTGTGTGAAAGCTTGAGAACTCTTTCCCAAAAAGAACTTCAAAAAAGAATCCTGAATTCGTATCAATTGGTTTGGGACAAACTGCCTGCTAAATTGAGAAAGACAAAGTAATCGGATCGACTTTATAGAAACCGGTCCTTAAACGTCCAAGGTTCCGGTACCCCCACACGTTTTTAATCGTCTATTCGGATTTCACTCGAAAGAAAATCCGGATTGGATCGAGACTTATCCTCGAGGATTTTTTTTGCTTAAATCGCATCATTCAAATATTTTAAAAAAGGCTGTAGAATTTTATAGGATTCCGCTGTGTTTTTTAAGAAACTTTTGGACAGCAGGTTCTCGTCTTTGATATTTTTTTCCACGATATAACTCGTATACCGAATCCAACTCAAATCCGGATGATCTTTTGGAAAACCCTTCGGCGAGGTTTTCAATTTCATATCGGACAACCCGCCGAATTCTTTTTTAAATTTATTTTCGCCCACGATCTTCTTTAAAATATTAGAATTATCTAAAATAGATTCCCGAACCTTTTTCAAGATCGGGGGATCGGGCATATACAATCCCGCCGCGATAAAAGACTGATCCCCGGGTTGGACGTGAATGTAAAACAGAGGTCTTCCCAAATCCTTTCCGGAGGGTCCGATACTCGCTCCAAAATTGGTTTTGTATGGCTCCTTATTTTTGGAAAATCGCACATCTCTGTGGATCCTAAAAATACATTTTTTAGGATCCACACCGGCAAGATTCGGATTTATTTTTGCAAATCCAAAGATCAATTCAGTGATCAGATTCTCATAATCGGTCTTTGCTTCGGTAAAAAGGAGTTTGTTTTTTTCCAACCAGGGTTTATTGTTATTCTTCGCTAATTTTTTTAAAAATTCTAAAGTTGTTTTTTGCAGCATAAAACGTCCTTTCGTCTCAGAAGAATCGAATGATTCTCTTAAGCATCAAGTCAAAATTTACGATACCTTGAGTCGTTTTTTTGTTTTACATCGATTCATCTTGAAAGATAGAATCGATCCGGTCCAGGATCTCGATTTCCTTATCGGAAGAAAAGCGAGTATTCTGCAAATCAGATACAAGAAGTTTTAATTCTTGTTGAATCGGAGGATTGAGTTTTCTAAAATCCGGAACCAAAAGAGAATTGAGATCGCCGGGCTCAGCCTTCCAAAGCCCTCTTGCATACTCCCTTCTTCTAGTTTCAAGATCCCGTTTTGATTTCGAAGAAATGAGATACGCATAAACGGCATCCACCCATTCCTCCATTCCGGGAACCGGATTGAATCCGTGAAAACAAGTCAAATGGGCAACGTCGCTGAAATTTCTTACAATACGAATTGCGGTTCGATGAAAACTGGAAGCAAGAATCGGACAAGAACCCTTTGCCTCTTGAGTATACCAATTTTTTCTACGAGAGGGTAGGAATCTCTGATTGACCCCTCTTGCGATCCCGGATTGTAAATGATCCTGCAATGCTTTGGAATCCGCCGGGTTTAATTCGTTTTTTACGTCCAAAAGCCATACTTTAGCACCTTTGTGGCTTAACGTTTCCCAATCGGAATAAAGGAAAATTCGATTTCTTGCATATTGAGATTTTGGTATGCAAGGTTTGAAATATTTTTCAGGGATTCCGGAATCCCGGACCATCGTTTCCGTAAATAAAAAGAAGTCGTTATCTCCTGTCGCAATTCCCCTTGTGAATTTTCCGAATTCCAACAAAGAAACGCTGAGACCCGATTCTTCCGTATCCGTTTCGCCTTTTCGATCCGTTCCTGAACTTTTCTTTTCGAGTCGATGGAAGATGGGACTCCACTTTGCCTCCGGATCCGGGAACGAAATCCATTCGGTATGAATCGACTGAGCCGCCACAGGAGTCGATTGGGATTTATCCGTAAAAAAGCCGGGCTTGAGTCTCGCCCAATAAAATCCGGATCGGTTTTTTGTTTCGGAATTCTCCAATAAAAGAATACAGGAACTCGTAACCGCCTCGTCAAAAAGACTGTCCTGAGGTGATAACAGAAAAAGAGAGTGTATCAATCCGGATTTTCGAAGAGCGGATTTGATATACACTCCGTATCCTGAATTGAAAAAATCCTGTGGAACTAAAAACGCCGCACGTCCGCCGACCTTGATCAGATCCAAACACTTGAGCAAAAAGAATACGTATAAGTTCGCCGTGCCGGGAAGTTTTTTTTCCCATTGCCCTTCGAATCTTAGCGTCAATTCTTTATAATAACTTTTATCGCTTATCTTACGATACGGTGGATTGCATAGAATCGCATCTAGTTTGCGATCCAAAACTTCCATAAGAAAATCCTTATCATAAAATTGCAAAGATCCTTTCGGTGAAATTCTATCTTTGAGCGATGTTCTGCTGGATTGTAAACACTGTGGATCAAGATCGAAACCGATCCAATCGGCGATCAGATTTGGTTGTTTCTCAAGTATGCTTTTGAAGAAAATTCCGTTTCCGATTGCAGGGTCCAGTATACGTTTTGGATTTTCTGAATTGGACATACAATCCGCACCCAGAACCCAATCTACCAGGAAATCCGCTACTTTTTCGGGAGTAAAAAATTGTCCTAGAAATTTATTTTTTATTTTTCGACTTTCCTCTTGAGACATCTATACCGCGTGATTCCAGATCATTTGTTTTTCAAATGAATTCAATTTCTTTATGCTTATATCAAACATGAATTTCATGTAAAAAAATGTAGCCGATTTAGCTACATGGCTCGAACCTCAACGTGCATCTTGAAAAACTCAACGTTTTACTCCGTTAGGAATATTTCATATCAAAAGCTGTTGATTTATCCTGCTCAATCTATCACACAATATCGATCTAAACCGGTTTGGTTTTTGTAATCTGATCCTATTGGCAAAAGAAATCCGCTTTGAAACAAACCGTAAGTCAACTCATTGCAAACTTTACTTCAACCAGTCAACTGCTGAGTTAGTTTCGGGATCAATTCAATGCTAAAACGGCTTTGAAAGCTAACGTCTGTTAAAGACAAAAATTTCACATATAGCCGAACCTAACAACCAGTAAATTATCAAATCAAGGTTACCCTTGTTAGGTGAGGGATCAGTATACTAAGTTATAATTGGGAAATATGAAAAAATCCTTTTCAGTGTTATGTAAAAAGATACGTATACAATAAGATTAAGCGAAATAAGTTAAAACCAAGATAAGAACTCTGAATCGAAATCATTTTAGAACATTTATGCTGATCCGTTTAAAATTCTTCTTTTGGGTTTTCAATGCTAAAATAGAAAGTGCTGTGTTTTTTAATTATAAGCAAAAGAATCGCACTATTTGTTTCGAGATACAAAATTTCATCATTTCAACAAGCAATGCGTAGTAACGTATATTCCGTTATAAAACGATTTTTATCTTCGTTTAAAAAAACGAAAATGATCGTTTAAAATTTTACACCTTGTATACGAGCTTATACAAACGGCACTTTTTTATAAAAGATAATCGGAAACGATTTTGCTTTGAGTCAAACGATGAGCCCGTTTCGAATCGACAGATTCGATGGAAATCATATCTATAAATTCTATACAAATTCTCAAGCCGATATTCGGCTCAATTTTAGAAAGGGATTTTTGGTTTTTGAGTTTCGAATTTAAAAAACTCGTCTTAAAAAAGTCAAATTTTTATTTCGTTATGAGAAGAGATTACTGAGAAAGTTTTTCCTGATTTTCTTTGTTACCGCCGATTCTTTTCAGTATCAACGCCTCGAGTGTATCCAATTTTTGTTTATGCGCTTCTTCCAAAGGAGTATTGCCTTGGACATCCGCAAAACTCGGATCGGCTCCTAGTTCCAATAACTTTTCGACCAAGGGAACTCTTCTTCGCATCAACGCCTGCAAAAGCGGCGTGACTCCTTCCGCATTTCTCTGATTCAGATTGGTACCTGACTTTACGAGAAGCTCGGCGATTCTCAAATCGGCATCCGGCTCCTCGGATAAAAAATGAAGCGCGTTGTTTACTCCGGATTGAATCGTTTTTCCATCCGCGACTCTTTCGTGTAAGCGACTCGTATAATCCGGCTTGGAATGATTTTTTAAAAGATATTCCACGATCGAAAAGTTCGCAGGAGAAACTCCAGCTCCGCAGGCAAGAAAAAGAGGAAATTCCTCAGGGCTTCCCTTATCAAAGTTTACATCCGCGTGATTATCCACAAGGAACTTTACCAATACGAGATTTCCGCGACGGATCGCGACGTTGAGAATCGACACTGGGATCATTTTATCCGAACCGGCGATCTTCATCAGATATTCTATCTTTGCACCGGATTCGATCAATCTCTTCGGAACCGCGAGGTCGTCGATGTCCAAAACCTTCACGTCCAAAAGTCCGGATAAACTTTCTAAAAGCACGGAACTCCCGTCCTTATCCTGTGCGTTTACATTCGCCCCTGCTCGGATCAAAACTTCCGCGACCTCCGGTCTATGATCCGCGATCATCAATGCTGTTTTTCCTCTGGAATCGGTCGCATCCACGGCAGCTCCCGCTTGAATTAAGATCTCCGTCTTTTTAGGATCTCCTTCCTGAACCGCTCTGAGAAACTCGTTGTCCAAGGCAGGATCTGCAAAAAGGAAGAGAGGAAATAAAAGGATGAGTACGGAAATTTTAGAGCTCGCTTGGGATCTGGAACGTACTCTGTCGATAAAGCGAGATCGGTAACTCAAAGTTTCGCTTTGATTGGCGTTCGATGGGCTCTTCTGTATTTTAGAATTCATTACCATATTCAAAAGAAATCGCCTTCCTAATTAGAATCGGATATTTTAGGTATGGAGTCCACATTTTTAGAATCCCATTTTTCTCGGAATCCTAAAAACTTCCTTTTTATCTTGACCCGTCATTCTCATTGAAGTTCCCTTCTTGTTTTCGGAGTTTGACCATGTCGCAATCGTT comes from the Leptospira sp. WS92.C1 genome and includes:
- a CDS encoding ankyrin repeat domain-containing protein, yielding MNSKIQKSPSNANQSETLSYRSRFIDRVRSRSQASSKISVLILLFPLFLFADPALDNEFLRAVQEGDPKKTEILIQAGAAVDATDSRGKTALMIADHRPEVAEVLIRAGANVNAQDKDGSSVLLESLSGLLDVKVLDIDDLAVPKRLIESGAKIEYLMKIAGSDKMIPVSILNVAIRRGNLVLVKFLVDNHADVNFDKGSPEEFPLFLACGAGVSPANFSIVEYLLKNHSKPDYTSRLHERVADGKTIQSGVNNALHFLSEEPDADLRIAELLVKSGTNLNQRNAEGVTPLLQALMRRRVPLVEKLLELGADPSFADVQGNTPLEEAHKQKLDTLEALILKRIGGNKENQEKLSQ
- a CDS encoding class I SAM-dependent DNA methyltransferase, whose protein sequence is MSQEESRKIKNKFLGQFFTPEKVADFLVDWVLGADCMSNSENPKRILDPAIGNGIFFKSILEKQPNLIADWIGFDLDPQCLQSSRTSLKDRISPKGSLQFYDKDFLMEVLDRKLDAILCNPPYRKISDKSYYKELTLRFEGQWEKKLPGTANLYVFFLLKCLDLIKVGGRAAFLVPQDFFNSGYGVYIKSALRKSGLIHSLFLLSPQDSLFDEAVTSSCILLLENSETKNRSGFYWARLKPGFFTDKSQSTPVAAQSIHTEWISFPDPEAKWSPIFHRLEKKSSGTDRKGETDTEESGLSVSLLEFGKFTRGIATGDNDFFLFTETMVRDSGIPEKYFKPCIPKSQYARNRIFLYSDWETLSHKGAKVWLLDVKNELNPADSKALQDHLQSGIARGVNQRFLPSRRKNWYTQEAKGSCPILASSFHRTAIRIVRNFSDVAHLTCFHGFNPVPGMEEWVDAVYAYLISSKSKRDLETRRREYARGLWKAEPGDLNSLLVPDFRKLNPPIQQELKLLVSDLQNTRFSSDKEIEILDRIDSIFQDESM